GCTCGTCGGAGATGATCATCTTGACCGTCCCCTTGTGCCGGTTGTCGACCGCCGCGAAGTGCGGAGCCGACCGCCTGGATCACCATGTCCTGCTCGAGCAGGTCCTGGTCTCCTCGAGCGCGGACGGGATGAGGAGGTGCGTCAGGCGCAGCCCGAGCGGCTTCCCGTTCGGGGCTTTGATGTCGCGCATACGCGACTTCGCGAGCTTCAGGTTCGCCGCAGTGAGCGTGGTCCCCGCGCCGGTGAAGTCGTTGTCGTACGTGCCGACGTCGACGTCGAAGACGTTGGAAGGGGTGCGCGTCAGCGAAGAAGGCCGAGCCGTCCCAGCAGGTCGCGTTTGCCGCGAGGCATCCGCGATGATCTGGTTGAGCAGCGCCGAGGCGGCGCCGCGATGGCTGCAGGCTCCGACGTCCAGCCGATGAAGCCCGGCGCCTCGATGACGCTGGCGGCTCGGCGACGCCGTCCTGCCAGGTCTTGCGGGGGTGAGCGAGAGCGACTTCTGGAAGATGTCGCGGACTCTGACGTCGCCCTTTGAACTCGGCGTAACCGGCCGCCGAGACGGGGACGGGGTACGTGGTCCGAGCGCGCGCGAG
This DNA window, taken from Myxococcales bacterium, encodes the following:
- a CDS encoding Mu-like prophage major head subunit gpT family protein, translated to MAVRNSTSSARTRSALEDFAQGFALALTQPGVEQWAKENGLYRSSRALGPRTPSPSRRPVTPSSKGDVRVRDIFQKSLSLTPARPGRTASPSRQRHRGAGLHRLDVGACSHRGAASALLNQIIADASRQTRPAGTARPSSLTRTPSNVFDVDVGTYDNDFTGAGTTLTAANLKLAKSRMRDIKAPNGKPLGLRLTHLLIPSALEETRTCSSRTW